In Gordonia iterans, the following proteins share a genomic window:
- the rsmG gene encoding 16S rRNA (guanine(527)-N(7))-methyltransferase RsmG produces the protein MDETTTHDSEERPAAAERVFGERLALAEGYVEILSDQGVLRGLIGPGEPSRLWSRHVLNSAVLGEAIEQGQRVVDIGSGAGFPGIPLAIARPDLEVVLVEPLLRRTTFLDEVVDGLSLTNVSVVRGRAEEKSIIEQAGGADVVTSRAVAPLDRLARWSAPLIRVGGRLVALKGRSAPDEIVEHRASVARTGLTDLNVREIGAGLVDPPSILVIGTRVETDADRRAEVRNRRRQKRKS, from the coding sequence GTGGACGAGACGACTACGCACGACAGCGAAGAGCGGCCCGCAGCTGCCGAACGCGTCTTCGGAGAGCGGCTGGCGCTGGCAGAGGGATATGTCGAGATTCTGAGCGATCAGGGCGTGCTGCGCGGACTCATCGGTCCAGGAGAGCCCAGTCGGCTGTGGTCGCGTCACGTGCTGAACAGTGCGGTCCTGGGTGAGGCGATCGAACAAGGGCAGCGCGTGGTGGACATCGGGAGCGGTGCCGGATTCCCGGGGATTCCTCTGGCCATTGCGCGCCCGGACCTCGAGGTGGTGCTCGTCGAGCCTCTGCTGCGCCGGACCACGTTCCTCGATGAGGTCGTGGACGGACTATCGTTGACTAATGTCTCCGTGGTGCGCGGTCGCGCCGAGGAGAAGTCCATCATCGAGCAGGCGGGGGGTGCCGATGTCGTCACCTCTCGCGCCGTCGCTCCCCTGGATCGGCTCGCCCGGTGGTCGGCTCCGTTGATCCGCGTCGGCGGCAGGCTGGTCGCTCTGAAGGGGCGATCCGCGCCGGACGAGATCGTCGAACACCGTGCGTCCGTCGCCCGTACGGGTCTCACCGATCTGAATGTTCGAGAGATCGGCGCCGGGCTGGTCGATCCACCCTCGATCCTGGTGATCGGAACGCGAGTCGAGACGGACGCGGATCGCCGCGCAGAGGTCCGCAACCGACGGCGACAGAAGAGGAAGAGCTGA